A part of Primulina eburnea isolate SZY01 chromosome 10, ASM2296580v1, whole genome shotgun sequence genomic DNA contains:
- the LOC140802820 gene encoding uncharacterized protein — protein MTQFFAQFAGNKATVDTRTRPRPEAVYKRFMRINPKEFLGTTGPMIAEGWIESIEVIFAFTELQDADRVRCATFLLTWDARLWWDSASVSVNLPTLTWNGFKEVFYSKYFTEEVRSRLTREFMMLRQGDNSVADFVRKFKRGVAGPTTYVVVVSRTLATKQDHRDIEVDGQGMRPYQALQQQQQRPQFKKPYQGQPGNKPYQGPSKSKGLFYSRRSPEAGQRSHAKGVPAVEGVKISTVLEVKKELNMRKSRLLELVKDNDCEICYHPGKANVVADALSRKVAVVAQMSAQRSLQSEIQRFDLEVYPKGRAPKLSNLTVQSSLFDRIRVGQPSDE, from the exons atgactcagttctttgcaCAATTTGCGGGGAATAAAGCTACAGTGGATACAAGGACAAGGCCCAGGCCAGAGGCTGTGTACAAAAGGTTTATGAGGATTAATCCTAAGGAGTTCTTGGGGACTACTggcccgatgatagctgaaggaTGGATTGAGTCCATCGAGGTGATTTTTGCTTTCACGGAGCTGCAAGATGCagatagggtcaggtgtgccacatTCCTTCTGACATGGGACGCCAGACTGTGGTGGGATAGTGCATCGGTGTCAGTGAACTTGCCAACACTGACGTGGAATGGGTTTAaagaggtattctactccaagtacttcactgaggaagtacgctccaGATTGACTAGGGAGTTCATGATGCTGCGACAGGGAGATAACAGCGTGGCAGACTTCGTTAGGAAATTCAaaagggg GGTTGCTGGTCCGACTACGTATGTCGTTGTCGTATCTAGAACCTTGGCGACAAAGCAAGACCATAGAGATATCGAGGTTGACGGGCAGGGCatgaggccctatcaggcactgcagcagcagcaacagcGACCTCAATTTAAGAAGCCTTACCAAGGGCAGCCAGGGAATAAGCCATATCAGGGACCATCGAAGAGCAAAGGTCTGTTCTACAGCAGAAGGTCCCCAGAGGCCGG CCAGCGATCACATGCTaaaggagtgcccgcagtggag GGTGTAAAGATTTCTACTGTGCTTGAGGTTAAG AAAGAGCTAAACATGAGAAAAAGTCGGTTGTTGGAGTTGGTAAAAGACAACGATTGTGAAATTtgctaccatccggggaaagcaaatgttgtggcagatgccttgagccgTAAAGTTGCAGTCGTAGCACAGATGTCAGCACAGAGATCTCTTCAGTCAGAGATACAGAGGTTTGATTTAGAAGTTTATCCTAAGGGAAGGgctcctaagctgtctaatctgacagtccaatctTCTTTGTTTGACCGAATCCGTGTAGGTCAACCTTCAGATGAGTAG